The genomic region GCCCGCGGGGGAGACCGTTTTGGATGACATGTATCCAAGGGCGTTTCACATCAGCGAATTGACAGTGGCGAACCTTAATCCGGCGGAGCGCATGGCGTTCACATATCTTCTTCAAAAAATCATCGATGGATGAGCCTTACCCGGGATGCTTGCGACTAAACTTCGGCTGCCGGCGCTGAGGGCAAGCTTTGCTGGCCGTAAAGGTCGCGACCGAAAACGGACATCTTTCCGTTCAGACGGCGTCGTCGATCTATGCTAACTGCTAATGTCTGGAATAAGCTCAATCGACATTCGCGATGCTGAACTGCTCGATTTAATGCGCCGACTGCTAATGGCCTGAAGCGTCATTTAGCCGTCGTCCGCTTTCTCGGCAAAGCCGCTGTCCGTCACCGGAGCATGCTGCATTCGCTCAGGTCAGCTTCTGGGGTAAAGCCGATATCGCGTCAGTGCCCAATGGCGGCATTAGTGCTTCTTCATCCTCGAACTACCCCTCGCGCTCCTCGGGACAGGTGTGGTTTGAAGTCGTTGACGATTTAAGCGTCAAGCATCTCGGTTCTGGTAAGGATAACTCGCCATTGATATTGGCGACTATAGGGTTGGGTTATTTTCCTTCGAGGCAGAAGTCGAGGTCCGTTTTTTGCCTAACGTCGAGGTTTAGTTTACGTCGCCCTGACCGGACGATAGCGTGCGCTTATCACTCTGCAGGCCTTGTTTCCTGCATCCGCCGTTCCGCCAGCTCCAAGGCCGTCTCCCCGGTCTCGCGCAGAATTCTTTGCTCACCGGTGACTTCGTGGTAACGACGCAGGATGACATCGACGTAGAGCGGATCGAGCTCGAGGCCATAGCAACAGCGACCGGTCTTTTCGGCGGCGATCAGCGTCGAACCTGAGCCCAGGAACGGGTCAAGCACGATATCATCGCGGTTGGTCATGTCGAGCAATGCGTCTTCGAGCATCGCAACTGGCTTAACGGTCGGATGGTCCTGCAGTCCGCGGCGCGCATCGGAGCCCATGCTGGATGCGCCGGGATAGGTCCAGGTATTCGAGCGCCAGCGGCCGTGCTTACGGAGTTCGATGTTATAGATGTGTGGCGCGGTGCCGATTTAGGAATTCCGTTCGGAAGCGATCACCCATTCACCTACCATGAGGGCAAGAGAATTCTGAGTTTGGCTATGAGTGAGTTGCGACAACGGGGTGATCTCCAGGGGGAACTCGGCATGAACCCGTCAACGCCCGGACGACCATCATGGGAAGGAGCGAAAACTGGGTATGGGATTTTCTTACTCTCGGCACCGCGAATGAAAATGATGCCTTTACGAATAATCCTCATCTCACACTGGGCATCTTGCCAGATACTATTGACGCGATGGTCACTGTTCCGAATGCGGTGAACCGCGCTATGAGAAGTAGGTTGATCGATTTGGGAGAGTCAGGTTTTCGACAGCTCACGAGCCAGATCGTTGCAAACCTGAAGCCTTTGCTCAATGAGCATCCCGGAGCGACCCCGCGCTTCCGCGGCGTTCAGCGACGGCATCCTTCGCAAAGGTCCACGCCCTTCATCGATGCTTTGATAGAGTTTGATCTGCGAACTGCAGTTGATAGCGATGATGCCCCCAAAAGCCAGCCGCGCTGGCTGGCCGCCGGCTACAATTCCTTTGTCAACAAGGAAGGTTCAAATTACCAGATCCAGATGGGCGTACTTTTCCCCTATGAGTATTGTCCCGAGCTAAGCGAACCTGGGGCGATCGAAATGATCGCTAAGGCGTGGCTCTACTGCAAGCCATTGGTCGATTTGGCCCGATAGAGCAGTCAGCAAGCTTGTGCGTTTCACAACTGTCGCGCTTTGACAAGGATAAGCGCGTGCCTGCGTGAATAGCAATGTCATCGGGATACCGATAATGGCGGGCGAACAACATGCAACGGCGACCGCTAACCTATCGAGAATTGGGCTTTGAGACCGGCGATCAAGCTGTCGGCGAAGCGCTGTGCCTTAGCCGGTGTCGGCTTATGAACGGATAGCACATTGACCGCACCACCAAGCTTGATCTTCAAGGCCTTGATCTGAGGAAACTCGGCCGCGGGCAGCGCATCGATGGTACTCGACAGGCTCAAGGACCATTCTGCGGGCGACAGGGACGTTGGGTACGCGCACTCGATCGCGATCATACCGACCAAGCTGCCCATGACTAGATTGAGCGCTATGACCTTTTCGTTCTCGGGGAGACCGGCGAGGCTGAGGGCATAGAGGACACGCTCGACGAGGAGGGGATTCAGATAGTAGTTTGCCGCTATCTCGCGCCCGAACAGCAGAGCGACTTTCCGGTGCTTATAGAAGGCGGAGAACACGGCATCGAATAGGTCCCGAAGGTACCCCTCGCAGGTCTCGTTCGGTTTGGGGGGCGTGCCACATCCGCGAGTACGGTCCGGATCGCTTCGGTATGGATCTCGGCGAGCCTACCCGGAAAATGCGCATATATGGCGGACGGGGCGACGCCGAGTCCCTTGGCAATCCCGGCTATGCCAAGGTCAGGATTGTCATCAAGGAGTGAAAGAGCTTTAGCCGCGCGCTGCGCTCGGGGTGATCTCTGGCGAAAACGCTCTTGGCGATCCCTTCAGGCTGTGCAAGGACCCGGCCGGCGCTGCAACGCGATGCGAGGTTGCGGCTCAGCCCGGCGTGATCGCCGTGGCGCCGAAGGCGTTTACGAGGATGTTGAAGACGAAGATCGAGAGTGCGGCTTTGGCTTTCACCACCTGAGGCCCCCTGGTTAGGACGCCGAGGATGTCCGCTTGCAGGCACTTGTCCACTGCAAGCGTCGCCGGCGACCTGCGGCGCGTCAGTCGCGCGATACGGATAGTCCCGCCAAAAGCGGCGCGTACGCGGCGAGCCTGCGGGATACGAACTCGGTGAAGAGCCGCACGCGCTTCGTCTTGCGTGTCTCCCCTTGCGTGAGAAGCCAGAGCGTTCCGTACATGTGCAGGTCGGTACCCGGCACCCTCACCAGTAGAGGGTCAACGTCTCCGACGAAGCAAGGCAGTGTCGTGATCCCGAGCCCTTGCCGTGCCGCCATGAGCTGCGCCTCGGCGTCGGTGACCCTGAACGGAACCCCCGTGGTGCGAACCTCGCCCTCGCCGGCCCAGTCCGGAATTCCATGAACGCTTATGACGATCCACCGCATGGGATCGGGCGCGCCCGCACGCCACGCGGCTAGGCGACCGCGGGACATGTAGACGGCGCCGAACACCTCCGGTCCCTTCAGACCGTGAAGATTGAGCGGCAGGGTTTTGCGGTCGTAGACGACCCTGATCGCGACGTCGGCCTCTCGGTTGGTCAGATTCGCCAGCTCGCCGGACGACAAGATTTCCATTTCGATGTCCGGATGCAGACGCGCGAAATCGGCGAAGTCCGGCATGAGCAGGTGTGTCGCGAGGGGTGGCGCCAGCGTCACCCGCAGAAGGCCGCGCACGCTCTGGTCGCGCCCGAAGATACGCGTTTCTAGTTGGTGCGATGATTCTTCCATCTGTTTTGCGAGCTCGAGGACCTCCTCGCCCGCGGTCGTTGGGCGGTATCCCGAAGGCAGCTTTTCGAACATGTGCGCCCCAAGACGTTCCTCGAGCTGGGCGATGCGTCGTAGCACGGTCGAGTGATTCACTCCGAGGCGCTCGGCGGCAGCCCGCACCGAGCCTTCGCGCGCGACGGCAAGAAAGTAGCGAACATCGTCCCAGTCGATCATGGTGCATTCTGGCACCGGATGGCGCCCCTTCCAAGCTTATAGCAAACCGTTCGACCGGCTGGTGGGATATGGCCGCTACGGATGATTGTCATAGCCTATGCCGCGAAATGCGGCCCGATTTTCCACCGCGGAGACGTGTGGTCCCCGTCGGCGCCCGCCGTCAACCCGGATCGATTCTGCACCACCGATGTGCGTGCTTCCGCACTCCATGCCCGACGCCAGACAACGTATGTCGAGGTCCTCCGGGGCCTCCCCGGACACGCGAAAAACACAGCTTCGAAGGAGACGTCGTGGGAAAGCTTGAGGGTAAGGTTGCAGTTATTACGGGTGGCAACAGCGGGATTGGCTTCGCTACGGCGAAGCGCTTCGTCGAAGAAGGCGCGCACGTCGTCATCACTGGCCGACGGGACAAAGAGTTAAAAGAGGCCGCATCCTTTATCGGGGGAAACGTCACGACGGTCGCGGGCGACGTAACGCGCCTGGAGGATTTGGACCGGCTCTATGCCGTTGTGAAAGAGAAACACGGTCATATCGACGTGCTATTCGTAAATGCAGGCTGGGGCGAAGTCGCTCCGCTCGCGGCGGCTACCGAAGCTCATTTTGACAAAATCTTCGACTTAAACGCGAAGGGACAGTTCTTCACAGTGCAGAAAGCCCTTCCCCTCTTCAAAGATGGTGGCTCGATTATCCTGAACTCTTCAGTCGCGAACGTGCTGGGAGTGCCAGCGTTTACCGTCTATGCCGCGGCCAAGGCAGCTGTGCGTAGCTTCGCACGTGGCTGGACCATGGAGCTGAAAGACCGCAAAATTCGTGTGAATGCTGTAAGCCCAGGGCCAATCGAGACTCCAGCACTTGAGAAAGCTGGCCTCACTCCTGAACAAGCCCAGCAAGCTGCCGAGCAATTCGTCTCGCAGGTTCCACTCGGTCGCAGAGGTAAGCCTGAGGAAATCGCGGCCGCCGTAGTGTTCCTCGCCTCCGATGAAAGTTCTTACATTGCCGGCGTGGATCTAGCCGTCGATGGGGGCATGGCGCAGGTCTAATCACGGTGTGGTCCTGCGATTGGCCTTCCAGCCCGCCAGTCGTGGGACCACCTTTAATTTTAACATAAGATCAGAGAAGCATTATGAGTTACGCAATTATCGGCTTCGGCAAGATTGGTCACGCTCTTGCCAAGGCATTTGCCCGTAACGGCATTGAAGTGTCTGTTGCAACCACGCGAGACCCGGCAAGCTTTGCGTCCGATGCGGCCATGATCGGACCCACAATCATTCCCCAGAAATTGGCGGATGCTGTCAAGGCGGACGTTATCTTTTTAGCTGTCCGTTTCGAGTCACACCCAGAGGTCGCGAAGGTGCTGTCCAACTGGAGAGGAAAGACTATCGTTGATACGATGAACTCGCAGCTACCCCTCGAAGAAATGGACGGCCTCCTGTCTTCCGCTTTCGTCGCAAAGTCGTTCACCGGGGCCAAGCTCGTGAAAGGGTTCAATCACCTCATTGCAAGCACGCTGGCTACCGATCCGACCATCGAAGGTGGCCACCGGGTCGTCTTTCTGTCGAGCGACGACGAGGACGCGATCGCTCCCGTGGCGGATTTGGCCAAACAACTCGGGTTCGCACCCGTTAAACTGGGCAAGCTCAACGAGGGTGGCGCGCTGGTGCACGCACGCGGCCGCACTTGGGGCCAGCTGATCTTCCAGGACCTGTTCAAGAAGGAACCGTGACCGATTTCGACCATGTGATCTGGCCCGGGCGGGATGATCCGAAGACCTCGGGCATCTCTCGTCGGCCGCAATGAAATGTCCGCCTCCCACCCCGAACCGAATTTCGGAAGGTCGGCTTAACGGACAGCGGCCGTGGCGGCACCATCTCCCTAATCAGGGTTTTTGCACGGCCTGCCTCGAAACGCCCCGCCATTTCCCTGCTGGTGCAGTCGTTGTCCCTGCGGCAGCAGATACGAATTCGCCGCGCGCCGACATCTTGTGATGTCCGCTAACCTGCAGTGAATATTGAGATTTCTCGCGCTTCGCGTCCGTGCAAGGGCGGCGAAATACGCGAAATTCGCTGCTTTTGTTGTGTGAGCAGGGAATGAGTGGTTATGGAGACGGGTTCGCGTCAGACTGCAAGCACCGCCATAAATCACTGAATGCAAATAGAAAAATTCGTATCTCTACGGTCGTCGCAAATTCCTGGGCGCCGTCCGAGACTTAGCGCATGCGGGCCGTCAACGTGTGACCGCGAGACGGGTTTCGGGCCGGAATTGTGAGGCCGTCGTGCCGACAGTCTCTTGTCGGCTGTCAGGTGGTACCGCTGAGTGTCGAAAAGGAGTGGGTCTTAGATGCCAGAATCCACAGGCTCAGCGTAGCCGATTTCCCCACTCTGAGGGTGGGACGTCTCCGTTTTGGAGCAGATCATTTTCTCGTTCGCCCGGCGCACCGGTCCGACAAGCCGGTCAAGAAACACGCAGTGTGCATATCGAATCATATCGAGACCACTGCTTAACTCGGGATAATTTGAATTCGACATTCTCCTTTTCTCGATCGAACGGTTGCGTCCTTACAACCTCCATCAGGAAAAAGATGCAATTTCTGCCAGATCATTTGACCGCTTTCAGGAAGGAAGATTTCCTCCGACGAGGGGTGAATCGGTGGGGAAAAGCCGACTCTAAGAGATCGCACCGGGGGAAATTGGAATGCTGCCGATCTATCGTCTGGCCGCGCTCGCAGCTGCTGTTCTGTTGACGGGGGGCGTCGACAGTGTCTTCGCGCAGCAGACCGGCGGCAGCACGGATATTGCCCCAACCACACCCCCCGCCACGACGACGCAAGCGCCCACCACGCAGCCCCCACCCGCCGCGAGCGGGGCCACGACCACGCCTCCGGCCGCGAATACGCAGCTGCTTCCGGAAGTGGAGGTCATCCAGCAGCAGGCAAAAGCTCCCCCACCGCGAAAGGTCCGGCAGACTGCGAAGCTGAAGAAAGCTCCCGTTGCCCTGGCCCCGGTGACGCCGCCGACGGCACCGGTTGAAAAGGACTTCTCGGTCGCCGAGCCCACGCAGGTGAAGATGTCGCCCGTGGGCGGCAGCGAACTTCCGATCGCGAAGGTTCCGGGGTCGGTCGGTACGGTTTCATCCTCCGACGTGACGCGCAGCGGCGCGATGGCAGTGCAGGACGTGCTCCAATCGCGCATCCCCGGCGTCATCGTGAATGACTTGCAGGGCAATGAGTTCCAGACGAATGTCCAATTCCACGGCTTCGATGCGTCGCCTCTTGACGGCGTTCCCCAGGGCTTAGCCGTCTACGAGAACGGCGTCCGCATCAACGAAGCCTTTGGCGACGTCGTCAACTGGGACTTCCTGCCCTCGATAGCCATCTCTGATATCGCCGTGATGAGCAACAATCCGGCGTTCGGCCTCAATGCGCTCGGTGGCTCGATCAGCATATCGATGAAGGATGGATTTAATTTCCAGGGCGTCGAGACCGACATCCGCGGCGGTTCGTTCGGACGCATACAAGGGTCGGTACAGGCAGGGCAGCAAGTCGGCAATTACGCAGCCTATATCGCGGTCGAAGATATTCACGACGGCGGTTGGCGGCAGTTCTCGCCATCCGATATTCGCCGCACGTTCGCCGATATCGGGTTCAAGAACCATGACGCCGAGTTCCATGCCAACTTCACTGGCGCCGATAACTTCGTCGGGGCCGTTACGGCCTCTCCGGTCCAGCTGCTGGATGAAAGCTACAGCGCCGTCTACACAAATCCGCAAACGACCCAGAACGACATGGCAATGGGATCCGTCAATGGCTCTGTCAATGTCACGGATACATTTAAGGTCTCGGGCGTCAGCTACTATCGCCGGTTTAATCAACATCACGTCGATGCCAACGGCTCCGAAGCGGCGCCCTGCGCGGGCGATACAAGTGTGCTCTGCTTTGACAATCTCGACGGCACGACCGTTCAGCTCGTCGATCAAAATGGCAACTCGGTATTAACGCCGCCTGGCGGCGACAATTACGTCGGCGAAATCGATCGTACCTCGCAGCAGGCCGAAAGTTACGGGGCGTCATTGCAGGGCGTGCAGAAGGCGAAGATCTTCGGCCATACGAACCAATTCTTGTTAGGCGGCAGCATCGATCATGGCCGCGTCGGCTATCAGACCAACGCCGAGATCGGAAGCATCGGTCCCAATTTCACGATAACCGGCGACGGTCAGATCGTCGCCAACTCGGATATCGCTCCGGTCGATATCACGACGACCAACACCTATTACGGCGTCTTCTTTTCCGACACCTTTGATGTAACTGACCGGCTCTCGCTGACGGCCGGCGGCCGTTTCAATTACGCCGATATCCGTCTCAAGGACAACACGGGGCTAGCTCCCGATCTCAATGGCAACAATGTCTATCAGCGTTTCAATCCGATGGCTGGAGGCACCTATCAACTTCTTCCGGGGCTCTCGCTCTACAGCGGATATTCAGAAGCCAACCGCGCGCCGGTCGCGGCTGAGCTTGCCTGCGCAGATCCCAACAATCCCTGTCTCATTTCGAGCTTCCTGACCTCAGACCCTCCATTGAAGCAGGTCGTCTCTCGCACCGCAGAGGCGGGCCTCCGCGGTGAGATCACCAGCTTCGGCGATCATCAAAAGGTCACTTGGACACTTGGCTTCTTTCACGCCATGAATAGCGACGACATTATAAATGTGGCGTCGTCGATCGCCGGCCGAAGCTACTTTCAGAACGCGGGCAACACGCTTCGAGAAGGGCTCGATGCCAGCATCGATTACCGCAACGATCGTCTGTATCTCTTCGCCAATTATAACTTCACCGATGCACGCTTCGAGAGCACATTCGACGTTAATTCGCCGAATAACCCTCAAAACCCATCGAACGGCAATGATTTTATCACCACCGTGCATCCGGGTGATCGCATGCCGGGTATTCCGCAGCACAGGTTCAAGGCGGGTTTCGACTACTGGCTGACGCACCAATGGAAGTTCGGCGGCGATTTGACCGCCGCTTCCGATCAGATTTTCTTCGGCGACGAGGCGAACCTGAATAAGCCGTTAGCCGGATATGGCGTCGTCAATCTTCATACATCCTACGACGTCACTCAAAACGTGCAGCTCTACGCGATCGTGAATAACATTTTCGATCATCAATACGGAACGTATGGCAACTACTTCACGCTTGACGACGCAACCGCAGCATCGCTCGGAACCATAGATTTCACGGATCCGCGCACGATCGTCCCGGCGACACCGCTTGCGGCTTACGGTGGAATGAAGGTCAGATTCTAAGTAATCGTACTCGGGTCACTGGCTTTCGGGTATGTTCCTGTTCCATGATTTGTCTCATTTCTCGATAGACAAACGAACATGGTCCGCGGCAACACCTACGCCTTACTCGACGGCCGGATTCGGGCTAAAACTTCCGTAGCTTGGTTAGTGGTCAACGCTTTTGACCCAAATCGGACACGCATGGATGGTCATGGCGTGTGTGTGGAGAGTCGCATTGCGGAAAATATCTGTGACAGCAACAGTCCTTTACTTGGCAACTGCCAAGCACTCGACTAGCGTTAAACGTGATTTGTCCGCACCGGGGGGTTGCAATGCAGGTTTTCAAGTCAGGCTTCGTGGCCGCGATTATGGTGTGCGCGCTTTCGGCGACGGCTCATGCGGCCGAATGTACGAGGGTCGCCGCCATTGGCGATAACTTCACCCACGATTTGGCGGTGCTGTTCTCCCACAACGCACTTAAGAATACGATCGCCGGGAAAGGGCTTATACCGAAGGGGCCAGTGAAAACCACCTGCAAATCAGGGGCGATGATTGAGTGTTACTCCTCGCAGATGGCCTGTAAGGGCGGGACGCCTGCGGCCTGCTTAGGCCCCTGGCTTTGCTTCTGAACCAGGCACTAGACGTACCCTCAGTTTGATCTGTTCTTGCGGCTCGAACCTCGCAGTTATGCCGAGCACTATCCGAAAAGATGCATCGGGCGCTTTTTGCCCGTAACGGCGCCGCCCGAGTGAAGCTAACGGGATCGCTTCACCTCCGGGAAAGCAGAGCCAGGAGGCGTCGGCGTCTCGGCGGAGCCGACGGTCGGTCCCAATAGCTGTCGCGTGGAGTAGCAGCGATCGGCGATGCGGGAGCCCCGCCGATCATGTCCGCTGTGAGACGAGATAGGTCGAATCTTCGGATGCTCGATCACGTGTTCAAGCCCTGAGTGGACTTGTTCACGTTCGGAAATCGCTATGAGGTCGGGCGATGCTTCTTCTGCTGCTTCTTCCCATGAGCGTATTTTGACACAGGCTTATATTCGCCGCTTGATTTTGATGAACCTGGGCGAGGCCCGGTGCCCTTGGGATGAGTTTTCTGCGCGTCACGCTTTCGATGAGGATGCGCGCCGGCTTTTTCTTTGCTTCGATCCCGCCATGGCGTCTTCGCGTGCCGACCCGTTTGGAGATCAGACAAGGTTGCGGCTTTGGCCTCGTCGTCTTTCTGCTGCCGGGCAGCGAGGGTCGGATTGCCGTGCGTACCAGCGTCGTCACCCATGGAGGCGCCAATGCGCGAAATCCGCCCCTCGTTAGGCTTCATGGAGCGCGCGGTATCCGCGAACGTGTCTGCGGATTCGGCGGCGATCTGGAAGCGCGTGTCGCGGTCGAAGATCTTGATGGAACCGATTTCGGCTTTCGTCACATTGCCGGCGCGGCAGAGAAGCGGCAGCAGCCAGCGGGGCTCGGCGTTACGCTCGCGGCCGATATCGATGCGGAACCAGACCATCTCACGGCCCTGATCACGAACGGCGTGCGTGGAGCGGCCGTCTCTCGGGCGCGCGCTCGCACGCTCGTCTCGGCCTTGCGGCCCTTGGCTGCGTACTTGTCTATGCTCGACCCGCTCCCGAGGTGCTCGCGCATGATCATCGCGCCGCCGCGGCGAGCCCGTATCCTCAGTAAGATCTTCCGGCGCGGGCAGCTGGGCTCGGTGGATCCGGACCAACGCGAGAGCAATCTCTTCTGCCGTGCGGCTGGACTGAAGGGATTGCGCAAGCTTCAGGTCCTCGTCCGTCGCGGGAGCGGTGAAGATAGAGCTGGCCAGAAAGCGCTCCTGATCGCGTGCGCGGATCTCGTCAGCGGTCGGTGCCGGGCCCCACGTGACCTTAAGCTTCGCACCGGCCAGCAACGCATCGGCCTTACGCCGGCGGTTGAAGGGGACAATCAACACACACAGGCCCTTGTTGCCGGCCCGCCCCGTGCGACCCGAGCGGTGAAGGAGTGTCTCTGCATCATTGGGCAGATCGGCGTGAATGACGAGCGAGAGAGCCGGCAAGTCGAGTCCGCGCGCCGCCACATCCGTCGCGACGAGAACGCGCGCGCGGCCATCACGAAGTGCTTGAAGTGCATGCGTGCGCTCGTTCTGCGTCAACTCTCCGGAGAGGGCCACCGCAGAGAAGCCTCGTTCCAAGAGACGCGCGTGCGTCCGCTTTACGGCTTCGCGCGTCGAACAGAACACAATCGCGGCGCCGGCCTCGTGAAACCGAAGCACGTTGACGATGGCGTTTTCAGTATCGCTCGGAACGACGCGAATGGCGCGATAGTCGATGTCGGCATGCTGCTCGTTGCGCTTCACCGTTTCGATGCGAACAGCGTCGCGCTGGTAGCGGCGCGCCAGTGCTTCGATCTCGCGCGGCATGGTGGCCGAGAACAGGAGCGTCTGGCGGCCTTCAGGGGTCGCGTCGAGAATGAATTCCAGATCCTCGCGAAATCCGAGATCGAGCATCTCATCGGCCTCGTCGAGCACAACGGCTGCGAGTTTTGTCAGGTCAAGCCGCCGTCGTTCCAAATGGTCCCGCAGACGTCCGGGCGTGCCGACAACGATATGAGCGCCGAAGCCGAGTTGGCGGGCCTCCGCGCGTGCGTCCATGCCCCCGACGCAGGTCACAACACGCGCCCCGGTGTCTGCATAGAGCCAGTCGAGTTCGCGCTGCACTTGCATCGCAAGCTCACGCGTGGGTGCGATGATCAGCGCCAGCGGTTCAGCGGCTTGCGAGAAACGTTCCGCTTCTCCAAGAAGCGTCGATGCCATCGCAAGTCCGAAGGCGACCGTTTTCCCGGAGCCGGTTTGAGCCGAGACCAGCAAATCACGCCCTACCGTGTTGGCTTCGAGAACCGCTAATTGCACGGCAGTAGGCGCAGAGTAGCCGCGCGCAGAAAGAGCGCGCCCGAGTGCGGGATGAACCGACGGGAAGGTCATGATTGTGAAGACTTTTCGAATGGAGAAGGCCCACCCGGCTCTATTCGAGTGGCAGGCGCACTTCGTCAAGATTATCGTTATTTAGCGTGCGTAGCTGGTATTCGGCGTAAACGCCAGCGGGCAGGTTGGCGCGCTTCGAATGTTGGTTAGCCTGCCGCAAACCCTGCCACGTAAGACTTTCGGCCGGAAGGTCTCAATAGCTGACATTTGGTTGATGCTTGACGAGGTGGCATACACACGATGACGGATGTCTGCTTTAGAGAGCAAAACGGAAGTACTTCAG from Hyphomicrobium sp. MC1 harbors:
- a CDS encoding glucose 1-dehydrogenase; its protein translation is MGKLEGKVAVITGGNSGIGFATAKRFVEEGAHVVITGRRDKELKEAASFIGGNVTTVAGDVTRLEDLDRLYAVVKEKHGHIDVLFVNAGWGEVAPLAAATEAHFDKIFDLNAKGQFFTVQKALPLFKDGGSIILNSSVANVLGVPAFTVYAAAKAAVRSFARGWTMELKDRKIRVNAVSPGPIETPALEKAGLTPEQAQQAAEQFVSQVPLGRRGKPEEIAAAVVFLASDESSYIAGVDLAVDGGMAQV
- a CDS encoding NADPH-dependent F420 reductase codes for the protein MSYAIIGFGKIGHALAKAFARNGIEVSVATTRDPASFASDAAMIGPTIIPQKLADAVKADVIFLAVRFESHPEVAKVLSNWRGKTIVDTMNSQLPLEEMDGLLSSAFVAKSFTGAKLVKGFNHLIASTLATDPTIEGGHRVVFLSSDDEDAIAPVADLAKQLGFAPVKLGKLNEGGALVHARGRTWGQLIFQDLFKKEP
- a CDS encoding site-specific DNA-methyltransferase encodes the protein MGTAPHIYNIELRKHGRWRSNTWTYPGASSMGSDARRGLQDHPTVKPVAMLEDALLDMTNRDDIVLDPFLGSGSTLIAAEKTGRCCYGLELDPLYVDVILRRYHEVTGEQRILRETGETALELAERRMQETRPAE
- a CDS encoding DEAD/DEAH box helicase, coding for MTFPSVHPALGRALSARGYSAPTAVQLAVLEANTVGRDLLVSAQTGSGKTVAFGLAMASTLLGEAERFSQAAEPLALIIAPTRELAMQVQRELDWLYADTGARVVTCVGGMDARAEARQLGFGAHIVVGTPGRLRDHLERRRLDLTKLAAVVLDEADEMLDLGFREDLEFILDATPEGRQTLLFSATMPREIEALARRYQRDAVRIETVKRNEQHADIDYRAIRVVPSDTENAIVNVLRFHEAGAAIVFCSTREAVKRTHARLLERGFSAVALSGELTQNERTHALQALRDGRARVLVATDVAARGLDLPALSLVIHADLPNDAETLLHRSGRTGRAGNKGLCVLIVPFNRRRKADALLAGAKLKVTWGPAPTADEIRARDQERFLASSIFTAPATDEDLKLAQSLQSSRTAEEIALALVRIHRAQLPAPEDLTEDTGSPRRRDDHARAPRERVEHRQVRSQGPQGRDERASARPRDGRSTHAVRDQGREMVWFRIDIGRERNAEPRWLLPLLCRAGNVTKAEIGSIKIFDRDTRFQIAAESADTFADTARSMKPNEGRISRIGASMGDDAGTHGNPTLAARQQKDDEAKAATLSDLQTGRHAKTPWRDRSKEKAGAHPHRKRDAQKTHPKGTGPRPGSSKSSGEYKPVSKYAHGKKQQKKHRPTS
- a CDS encoding TonB-dependent receptor; its protein translation is MLPIYRLAALAAAVLLTGGVDSVFAQQTGGSTDIAPTTPPATTTQAPTTQPPPAASGATTTPPAANTQLLPEVEVIQQQAKAPPPRKVRQTAKLKKAPVALAPVTPPTAPVEKDFSVAEPTQVKMSPVGGSELPIAKVPGSVGTVSSSDVTRSGAMAVQDVLQSRIPGVIVNDLQGNEFQTNVQFHGFDASPLDGVPQGLAVYENGVRINEAFGDVVNWDFLPSIAISDIAVMSNNPAFGLNALGGSISISMKDGFNFQGVETDIRGGSFGRIQGSVQAGQQVGNYAAYIAVEDIHDGGWRQFSPSDIRRTFADIGFKNHDAEFHANFTGADNFVGAVTASPVQLLDESYSAVYTNPQTTQNDMAMGSVNGSVNVTDTFKVSGVSYYRRFNQHHVDANGSEAAPCAGDTSVLCFDNLDGTTVQLVDQNGNSVLTPPGGDNYVGEIDRTSQQAESYGASLQGVQKAKIFGHTNQFLLGGSIDHGRVGYQTNAEIGSIGPNFTITGDGQIVANSDIAPVDITTTNTYYGVFFSDTFDVTDRLSLTAGGRFNYADIRLKDNTGLAPDLNGNNVYQRFNPMAGGTYQLLPGLSLYSGYSEANRAPVAAELACADPNNPCLISSFLTSDPPLKQVVSRTAEAGLRGEITSFGDHQKVTWTLGFFHAMNSDDIINVASSIAGRSYFQNAGNTLREGLDASIDYRNDRLYLFANYNFTDARFESTFDVNSPNNPQNPSNGNDFITTVHPGDRMPGIPQHRFKAGFDYWLTHQWKFGGDLTAASDQIFFGDEANLNKPLAGYGVVNLHTSYDVTQNVQLYAIVNNIFDHQYGTYGNYFTLDDATAASLGTIDFTDPRTIVPATPLAAYGGMKVRF
- a CDS encoding LysR family transcriptional regulator, with the protein product MIDWDDVRYFLAVAREGSVRAAAERLGVNHSTVLRRIAQLEERLGAHMFEKLPSGYRPTTAGEEVLELAKQMEESSHQLETRIFGRDQSVRGLLRVTLAPPLATHLLMPDFADFARLHPDIEMEILSSGELANLTNREADVAIRVVYDRKTLPLNLHGLKGPEVFGAVYMSRGRLAAWRAGAPDPMRWIVISVHGIPDWAGEGEVRTTGVPFRVTDAEAQLMAARQGLGITTLPCFVGDVDPLLVRVPGTDLHMYGTLWLLTQGETRKTKRVRLFTEFVSRRLAAYAPLLAGLSVSRD